One Lampris incognitus isolate fLamInc1 chromosome 14, fLamInc1.hap2, whole genome shotgun sequence DNA window includes the following coding sequences:
- the tmem53 gene encoding transmembrane protein 53, whose translation MAENEIDYNIVFPDAVTSETHWRGTKEPVVILLGWAGSKDKHLSKYSSIYNEQGCVTIRYTAPLKTVFISETFGYKELSSIALKLVELLYDYEVENSPIFFHIFSNGGFMLYRYIVELLQSDKQFNSLHVIGAVVDSAPGSGNVRGALRALTTVLGPNINWVLRFILLALFAVTVFLLRVVMYPVTKYIHKNHYDTLREKPATWPQLYLYSRADQVIRYMDIELMVETLKQKGVPVDSFDFESTSHVSHFRDFPEQYTQRCRSFLVACVKDLHGTETKKRHPVHKL comes from the exons ATGGCAGAAAATGAAATAGACTACAACATTGTATTTCCAGATGCAGTGACATCGG AGACTCACTGGCGGGGGACAAAGGAGCCAGTTGTCATCCTCCTGGGTTGGGCTGGCAGCAAAGACAAACACCTCTCCAAATACAGCTCCATCTACAACGAACAG GGGTGTGTTACGATACGCTACACGGCCCCATTGAAGACAGTCTTCATATCAGAGACTTTTGGCTACAAAGAGCTGAGTAGCATAGCCCTCAAGCTGGTGGAACTCTTGTATGATTACGAAGTGGAGAACAGCCCTATATTCTTTCATATATTCAGTAATGGAGGATTCATGCTGTACCGTTACATTGTAGAGCTTTTGCAGAGTGACAAACAGTTCAACTCTCTGCATGTGATTGGAGCAGTAGTGGACAGTGCTCCTGGTAGTGGAAATGTTCGCGGGGCCCTGCGGGCACTGACAACTGTCCTGGGGCCAAACATTAACTGGGTTCTGAGATTCATTCTGCTAGCCCTTTTTGCAGTGACTGTTTTCCTTCTGCGAGTGGTGATGTACCCTGTGACAAAATACATCCATAAAAACCACTATGACACCCTGCGGGAGAAACCGGCCACCTGGCCCCAGCTCTACCTCTACTCCAGAGCTGACCAGGTAATCAGGTACATGGATATAGAGCTTATGGTGGAGACCTTAAAACAGAAAGGGGTCCCTGTGGATAGTTTTGACTTTGAGTCAACCAGCCACGTCAGCCATTTCCGAGATTTTCCAGAGCAGTACACTCAGAGGTGTCGCAGTTTTCTGGTTGCCTGCGTGAAGGACTTACATGGTACTGAGACCAAAAAGAGGCACCCTGTTCACAAACTGTGA